The stretch of DNA AAGATTGACATCCAATGCGGCGAAACCGTTACGCTGAGCTGGAATTCAACTGAAGCCGCCGAAGTTGGCATCGCAGCATCACCGATGCAAGCAGTGCCGGCCTCCGGAGAGCGGGTTGATTCTCCGACCCAGACCACAACCTATACGTTCCAGGCGAAGGGTCCTGGCGGAATCGTCACGCAGGCAGCCACTGTGCATGTTGACCCCAACGTGCAGACTGCTCTGACGGCGAATCCAACTGAAGTCCACTATCGCAAGATCGATGACAAAGTCATCGTTCCCGGAACGTCAACTCTGGCGTGGACCACGACGAACGCGCAGACGGCTGCCATCAATCCACTGGGCGCGGTTGCGACCAATGGAGAGAAGGCAGTGCCGGCGGATCCCAAACAGACCAACATCGGTCCTGTGGACGAGATGGCCATGTACGTACTCACGGCCACCAACAATTGCGGCGGTCTGGATAAAACTCTGGCTGCAGTTCATATCACCGGCACCATTGAGCCTCTGCCCGTGGTTCCGCTAGCCAGCGTCTTCTTCCCCACGGCTTATCCCACGGAAAAGCATCCGGAAATTGGCCTGCTCAATGGCGAGAAATCGCTACTGGACGGTGCGGTAGCCGGTTACAAGAAGTTCCTGGAATACGATCCTGACACCAAACTGAAAATCATCGCGAATACTGACCCCCGCAGCTCCGATGACTTCAATATGGCGCTTAGCCTGCGGCGCGCTAACATCGTGAAAGCCGCCCTGGTATCTCTTGGCGTAGATGAAAGCAAGATTGTTATCGAAGCCCTGGGAGAAAACCAGCAACTAGACAAGGCTGCTGTGAAAGCCCTGGAAGAAAAGAACGGCTTGAACCGTCGGGTTACAACCGCATTGGTTCTGGCTTACAACCGTCGCGCGGACCTCGTCATGGTTCCAACAGAGAAGCCTGCGCAGACGTCTGAAGTAAAGCTGCCCAAAAATAAAATTATTGAGAGCAGCAAGTTCAAGGGTCTCCGGACCGTTGAAAAAGCGAGCGCTGTCGTAGCTGAAACCGCTGCCGCGGGTCAGCAATAGCGACTCATCGACAATGGCCTTCCTCCATCGCTAGGTGGAGGAAGGCCATTTCGTTTTTCACCCGTGGACGCCAGGGATTTGAGACATCCCCGCCGAGACATCCCCGCCGAGACATCCCCGCCGAGACATCCCCGCCGAGACATCCCCGCCGAGACATCCCCGCCGAGACATCCCCGCCGAG from Terriglobia bacterium encodes:
- a CDS encoding OmpA family protein, with translation MYRKIMSRFVIIAALLALGVSIASAQDASIKVRVSPPEAYIFVDGQPFAHRSQTINLSAGEHTIGVYNYGFVPQVQTVTLQAGRNPEIVARLQAVPGSVSGPWGRIQIEGNVNDKAAVFINGVKPEYFVGHIDEMNNEKLATQKLVLPVGTYELFLVNPKETEPFFTDKIEVLANQRLVIDIGDKTHKYHNWDKAGHKASLNRFHTGANSASIAVAPVTGNFTANKIDIQCGETVTLSWNSTEAAEVGIAASPMQAVPASGERVDSPTQTTTYTFQAKGPGGIVTQAATVHVDPNVQTALTANPTEVHYRKIDDKVIVPGTSTLAWTTTNAQTAAINPLGAVATNGEKAVPADPKQTNIGPVDEMAMYVLTATNNCGGLDKTLAAVHITGTIEPLPVVPLASVFFPTAYPTEKHPEIGLLNGEKSLLDGAVAGYKKFLEYDPDTKLKIIANTDPRSSDDFNMALSLRRANIVKAALVSLGVDESKIVIEALGENQQLDKAAVKALEEKNGLNRRVTTALVLAYNRRADLVMVPTEKPAQTSEVKLPKNKIIESSKFKGLRTVEKASAVVAETAAAGQQ